A region of the Lysobacter sp. K5869 genome:
GGCGACGTGAACTGGATGACCGCCGGCCGCGGCATCGCCCATTCCGAACGCACGCCCGACGCGCCGCGCGCCAGCGGCCAGGCCGTGCACGGCCTGCAGACCTGGGTGGCGCTGCCGCGCTCGTTCGAGGAAACCGCGCCGGCCTTCCATCACCATCCCGCCGCGACCCTGCCGCAGCAGCGCCGCGACGGCGCCTGGCTGCGCATCGTCGCCGGCCGCGGCTTCGGCGAGGAATCGCCGGTGCGGGTGTTCGCCGACACGCTCTACGTCGCCATCGATCTGGACCCCGACGCCGAGCTCGATATCGAGGACAGCCACGCCGAGCGCGCCCTGTACATCCTGGAAGGCCAGTCGCAGCTCGACGGCGCCGACCTGCCGGAGAAGCACCTGATCGTGCTCGACCCCGGCACCCGCCCGCGCCTGCGCGCCCAGACCCCGCTCAAGGCCATGCTGCTCGGCGGCGAGCCGCTCGACGGCCCGCGCCACCTGTGGTGGAACTTCGTGTCCAGCTCGCGCGAGCGCATCGAGCAAGCTAAACAGGACTGGGCGCAGGGCCGCTTCGGCCAGATCCCGGGCGAGCACGAATTCATCCCGCTGCCGGAGCGATAGATTTTTCCGAATCTGCCCTAAGACTTTGCATAAGCGTTTGTCAATCCCCGCAAACTCGACTAAGGTCACGGTCGAGGGCTCTCGCAACACTGCTTAAACCATCAGCCGGTTTTCAGGGGGACGTGTCGTGAAGTCATGGGGGAAGGGCCGCGCGTTGCCGTGGCTGGGATTGCTGTTCGTTCTGTGCGCCACCGCCAAGGCCCAAGAGGCCGCGCCGGCGCAGGGCAATTGCCCGATGTTGCCGGCGTCCACCGGCCTGCATTGGGAATACCGCGGCACCGCCGATACGGATTTCTGCCGCGCGCTGCGCGAGGACGGCAGCGAGGCGTTCGGCCTCTACATCGCCGCCAAGCAACCGTTCGAGCCCAAGCGCAGCAACCGCGCCGAGGACGCCACCATCGACGGCAAGCAGATCCACTGGTACCGCAGCGAAATCGCCGGCAAACCGGAAGTGCAGGCGCGCGAAACCCTGATCGAGGTCGGCAACGGCAAGATCGCCCACGTGTGGCTGCAGGCGCAGTCGCAGGATCAGCTCAAGGAGGTCCTCGGCCAGACCGAGGGCTTGCGATTTCAGTCGTCCCGACTGAGCAGCAAGTAAACCGCCTCATCACATCGCAAATGATCCGATGCCACCGTCCCTGGGCGGTGGCATTTGTTTTGCCGCTTCAGGGGTGATTTTTGTGACGCGTTGCACATTTTCCCGGGTTCGCGCAGCATGAGAATCGGCCTGGCTGAACAGGGTCCGCGTTAACGCCGCTCCCTGCTGAACAGGCGCGATCGTCGATCCCGGGGCCGCTGTCTCTCGCAAGAGAGTCGCCCATCCCTCTTTAAGGAAAGACATCATGATCAAGCGACTGGGTGCGGAGTTCATCGGTACCTTCTGGCTGGTGCTCGGCGGTTGCGGCAGCGCCGTGCTCGCGGCCAATTTCGGCGGCGCCGGCAACCCGCTCGGCATCGGCCTGCTCGGCGTGGCGCTGGCGTTCGGCCTGACCGTGCTGACCGGCGCCTACGCGCTGGGCCACATCTCCGGCGGCCACTTCAATCCGGCGGTGAGCTTCGGCTTGTGGGCCGGCGGCCGCTTCCCCGCCAAAGACTTGTTGCCCTACATCGTCGCCCAGGTGCTCGGCGCGATCCTCGCCGGCTTCATCCTGTTCCACATCGCCAGCGGCACCGGCAGCTTCAGCATCGATCCCAACGCGGCCGGCGCCTTCGCCAGCAACGGCTACGACCTGATGTCGCCGGGCGGCTATTCCGCGGCCTCGGCGTTCCTGACCGAAGTGGTGATGACCGCGATGTTCCTGGTGATCATCCTCGGCGCGACCCACAAGAACGCGCCGGCCGGCTTCGCGCCGATCGCCATCGGCCTGGGCCTGACCTTGATCCACCTCATCAGCATTCCGGTGACCAACACCTCGGTGAATCCGGCGCGCTCGACCGGCGTGGCCCTGTTCGCGGGCAGCGCAGCGCTGGGGCAGCTGTGGATGTTCTGGGTGGCGCCGATCCTGGGCGGCCTGATCGGCGGCGCGGTGTATCGGTGGTTGGGCAAGGACGACTGAGGGCGGTGGGTCGGTAACGGAAAAGCCGCGCGGTTGCGCGGCTTTTTCGTTTGGGGGGCGGTTCCGTCGTTGTTGGGTTGGCGCGGTCGCAGCTTGCGCAGCTCCTACAGGGGCTCCGGCGGGTTTCGTTTCCGACTGTAGGAGCTGCGCAAGCTGCGACCGCGCCACCTCGGTTACGGCGAAACCCGCATCGCAGCCGCGCATCCGCGGTCGCGGCTTACGCCGCCCCTATACGACTAGCGCGCGGTTTTCTGGCCTACGGCGATGCCGGCGAGATCGATCGCGGTTTTCTGCAGCTGCGCGGCGATGGCCGCGTCGCCGACGCCTTCGGCGGCGTCGAGCATCTGGTACACCGCTTGCAACTGGCGCAGGCCGCGCGGCGGCACTTTCTTGATCTTGCCGCCGACGATGACGAAGCCGCCGGCGCCCGAGGCGACTCCGGCCGAGACGTAGCTGGCGACGATGACGAACTGGCGCGGATCGATGCGGGTGGCCATGACGGTGCTCCTGAAGAAAGCCGCGATTCGCGCGGCGCGTACGCCGTGTGCGCGCACGCGCAAGCGCGCGGCGCGGCGGCACACTCAGGACAACGCGCGCGTTCGCGGCGCCCGGCCAAGCGCTGCATCGTTCGCGGCGTTCGCGCGCGACTCGCCGCGCGGCGCCGACGACGCGATGCGCAAACGCGGCGCGAACAAGAAAAAGGCCACGCCGGAGCGTGGCCTTTCTTCATCGCATCGGCGTCGTCGCGGCGCCGCTCAGAACTTGCCTTCCTGGAAATCGACGAACGCCTGCATGATTTCCTGCTTGGTGTTCATCACGAACGGACCGTAACGCGCCACCGGCTCGCGCAGCGGCCGGCCGGCGACCACGATCAGGCGGCTGCCGCGGCCGGCATCGCCGAGCTTCAGCGTCGAACCGCCCGCCAACACCACCATTTCCTGCGCGTCGACCGCGCGCGCATCCTCGCCGTCGCCGAGCGACACACCGCCTTCGTACACGTAGACGAACGCGTTGTGGCCTTCGGGCAGTTCGTACTCCCAGGCCGCGCCGGACTGCAGCTCGACGTCGATGTAGACCGGGTCGGTCGCCGGCTGGCGGATCGGCCCGCGCACGTCGCCGATCTGGCCGGCGATCAGCTTCACCCGCACGCCGTCGGCCGGCGTCAGCTGGACGATGCGCTCGGGCGCGAACTCCTGATACTTGGGCTCGGTCATCTTCTCGCGCGCCGGCAGATTCACCCACAGTTGGAAGCCGCGCATGCGGCCTTCCTCCTGCTCGGGCATCTCCGAATGCACCAGGCCGCGGCCGGCGGTCATCCACTGCACGCTGCCGGGCACCAGCACGCCTTCGTTGCCGTGGTTGTCGCGATGGCGCATGCGGCCGTCGAGCATGTAGGTGACGGTCTCGAAGCCGCGGTGCGGGTGCTCGGGGAAACCGGCGAGGTAGTCCTCGGGCTGGTCGGTGCCGAACTCGTCGAGCAGCAGGAACGGATCGAGGTCGGGCAACTGCGGCCCGCCGATGACGCGGGTCAGGCGGACGCCCGCACCGTCGGACGTGGCCTGGCCGCGCAGCTTGCGGCCGACGCGGGCGTAAGTGGTGGCGGTGGTGGCCATGGGCCTTGCTCCTAAGGGATCGCCGGATTGGCGCTGGAGCTAGGATGCCACTGCATTTTCAGAACGATACGACCAAAACTGCAATCATCCGTAACAAAAACGGAACGAAAGCCCCCGGAGCCCCTGTAGGAGCGGCGCGAGCCGCGACCGCGACAACCCAACTACGCCGAAACCTCCGCCGCGAGCGGAACCCCCGCAGTCGCGGCTCGCGCCGCTCCTACCGGGAGCCTTCGGCGGTTACGGCGCGGACCACGGCTACCGCGCCTTAACCGAGCCAGCGACGCTTCCCGTCGGATCGCGTTCGAGAACCTCAAGGCCCGATCACAAAACCTGATTCGTCCATTTGCCCTTCACCGCGCTGAAGGTTTCTTTCTTGTCGATCCACCAGCGGTCGTGGGCGAACATCAGCGTGTAGCGCCGACGTTGCGTGTAATGCCGCATCGTCGGATGCGTCCACAGCGTTTCCAACATGCACTTCCTGCCGAGATCCTCCGCGCCGACGACGCTTTCGTTGGCCGGGTCGTATTCGGGCGGGAAGCCGACATCGGGGCCGGCCAGGCGGCCGGTCTTGCGCTCTTTCGCGGTCAGGAAGCGAGCGTAGATCGCGTTCAACCCGGTCCGGATGCGCTCCAGGTGCGGCTCCAGCCCGCCGTTTTCGGGGCGGCTGAGCGCGTAGGCCTCGACCTCCCATGCGTTCATCGCCGCGGCGAAATCGGCGAACAACGCCTGCGCATCCTGAGTCCGTTGATCGTCCATGCATCGACCTCGTTTGCGTCTGCGTCGGGAGATGACCGGCGCTCGCGCCTCAGCCCGCCGCGCGGGTGTAGACGTACACCGTCGCCGGCGGCACGTTGCGCAGCACGAACTCGCCGCGGCGCACGCGCAGCGACAGTTGCCGCGCCACCGCATCGGCAACCGGCGCGGCCGGGCCGTAGGTGAACTGCACGAACACGCCGCCGGGGCGCAGGCACTGGAACGCGGCGGCGATGATGTCGCGCTGCAAGGGATGCGGCATCGCCAGCAAGCCGAGCCCGGACACCACCGCGTCGGCCGGGCCGTCGCTCAGATAGCCCTGCTCGCGCGCCAGCGCCGGCAGCATGCGCGCGTCGCCGAGCAGCACCGGCACGCGCGGGAAGCGCACCTGCAGGTGCGCGTGCAGCTCTTCGTTGAGCTCCAGCACCAGCAGGTCCTGATCGCGGATGCCGGCGTCGAGCAAGGCGCGGGTGATCGCGCCGGTGCCGCCGCCGAGTTCGATCACGCGCGCCGCGTCGTCGGGCAGTTCGGCGATCATCGCCGCGGCCAGTTCCGCGCTCGACGGCGCCACCGCGGCCACCCGCAGCGGGTTCTTGAGCCACTGGCGGAAGAACGTCCAGGCGCCGGGTTTGCGCTGCGGCTTCATGCGCGGCTCCGCGGCGCGGCGACGAGGCAAGCGATGGTCGAGGCGATCATCAGCGCGGCTCCAGTCGCCAGCAGCGGTGGATGCGCGCATCGCGCTCGAAGTCCGGCGGAATCGTCGCGGCGGTGATGTCCTCGCAGCGCGCGAACTGGGCGATGGCGTCCTCGTCCAGGCGGAAGCGGCGGAAGTTGTTGGAGAAATACAGCACGCCGTTGTCGGCCAGACGCGCCACCGCCGCGCGCAGCAAGCGCACGTGTTCGCGCTGGATGTCGAAATCGTCGGCGCGCGCGGAGTTGGAGAACGTCGGCGGGTCGCAGAAGATCAGGTCGAAGCGGCCGCGGTCGGCCTCCAGCCAGGCGATCGCGTCGGCGTGGATCAAGCGGTGCTGGGCGCCGCCGATGCCGTTCTCGCGCAGGTTGTCGGCGCACCATTGCAGGTAGGTCGCCGACAGATCGACCGTGGTGGTTTCCGCCGCGCCGCCGACCGCCGCGTGCACGCTGGCCGCGCCGGTGTAGGCGAACAGGTTGAGGAAGCGCTTGTTGCGTGCCTCCTCGGCGATGCGCAGGCGGATCGGGCGGTGGTCGAGGAACAGGCCGGTGTCGAGATAATCGAACAGGTTCACGCGCAGGCGCGCGGCGCCCTCGCGCACCGGCACGAACTCGCCGCGCTGGTCGAACTGGCCGTACTTGCTGCCGCCCTTGCCGCGCGCGCGGGTCTTCAGCGCGATGCGGTCGCGCGGCACCTCGAACACTTCGCGCGCGGCCGCCAGCAGTTCGTTGCGGCGGCGGCGCTGGTCGGCTTCGGGGATGTCGGCCGGCGCGGCGTATTCCTGCACGTGCAGATAGACCCGCGGCGCGGCTTCGTCGCTGGCGTAGACGTCGATGGCCGCGGCGTATTCGGGCAGATCGGCGTCGTAGGCGCGGAAGCAGCTCACGCCCTCGCGCTGGCGCCAGGACTTGAGCTTGCGCAGGTTCTTGCGCAGCCGGTTGGCGACCATCTGCGCGCCTTCGCTGAGCGGCTGCGGCGCGGCGTCTTGTTCCTTGGCGCGCTGCTCGGCGTGGCCGACGCGGGCGATGGGATCGCAGACGATCAGCGCGCATTCGATCGCGCCGTTGAACAGCTGGTATTTCTTGCTCGCACGCAGGCCGGTGGCCTGGGCCAGCGCGGGATCGCCGCACAGCAGGCTGGCGCGCCACGACGGCACCAAGCGCTTGAGCGCGTCGCCGAGGCCGCGGTAAAGCGCGGGATCGGCGGCGAGGCGGGCGTCGTAGGGAGGGTTGCAGACGGCCAGTCCAACTGGGGTAGCCGAATCGCCAACCGCCGGAGAACCGTCGGCGGAGCCGCGCGGCTGCCCGGCTTCGCTGTTGTTGTTCGCGCTGGCGGATTCGTCGCGGTGAAGCCCTGGATCACCGCTTTCGCGGGGATCACGGTCGGAGGAGGACGTGGCGTCGTTCGCGACGTCGGCTCGCGCCGTCGCGCGCAACGGCTCCGGCACGACCCGCAACGACTCCACCGCCGCCACGTCCCAGCGGATCAATCCCGCCAAACCCGCCATCGCCTCGTTCTCGCGCGCCGCGCGGATCGCCTGCGGGTCGATATCGCTGCCGGCGAACACCGGCCGCAGCGCGGTCAAACCGGCGGTTTCGCGCGCGCGCGCTTCGTCGCACAGCGCGCGCCAGCCGGCGAAATCGAAGCCGCGCCAGCGCGTCGGCGGCAGCAGGCCGTGGCGCAGCAAGCCCGGCGCGACGTCGGCGGCCATCAGCGCGCCTTCGATCAGCAGCGTGCCGCTGCCGCACATCGGGTCGAACAGCGCGCCGCCCTGCGCGTAGAGCTTCGGCCATTGGCCGCGCAGCAGCACCGCCGCGGCCAGATTCTCCTTCAGCGGCGCCTCGCCCTGATGCTGGCGCCAGCCGCGGCGATGCAACGGGCCGCCGCCCAGATCGATCGACAACACTGCGCGGCCCTTGCGCACCACCAGATTCAAGCGCAGGTCCGGCGCTTCGGTGTCCACGTCCGGACGCGCGCCGGTCTGCGCGCGCATGACGTCGACGACCGCGTCCTTGACCCGCTGCGCGGCGTAGCGCGCGTGGGTGATGGCTTCGCCGGACACGTGCGCGTCCACCGCCAGGGTGTGCACCGCTTCCAGGTGCTCGGGCCACGGCAGCGCGGCGACGCCGGCGTACAGCGCGTGTTCGTCGGGGCAATCGAATTCGGCGATCGGCCACAGCACGCGGCTGGCCAGCCGCGACCACAGCACCGCGCGCTGGGCGTCGGCCAGGGTGCCTTCGACATTGGCGCCGGCGGTGGCGGCGGTGGCGCGCGCGCAACCCAGCGCGGCCAGTTCGTCGGCCAACAGGTATTCCAAACCCTTGCCGCAGCTTGCGTAGAACTTGCTCATGCGTGTTTACAGACTCTGCAGCAGACGGGCGAAAGCGTCGGCGCTGGCGTCGACGTTGCGTTCCAAACGGTGGTTGTCGTCGACCAGCAACAGACGCGCGCGGCGCGGCTGGGTCCAGGCTACGACCTCGGCGGCGGGGATCAGTTCATCGTCCCAGCCGTGCAGCACGCTGATCGGCACGTCGGCGGCCTGCAAGCGTGGCGCCGGGCCCATCTGGATCGGCGGCGCCATCAGGAACAGCGCGGCCGGCCGCACGTGCAGCGACACCGCGCCGGAAATGTAGGCGCCCAGGCTCGATCCGGCCAACACCACCGGCCCGCGCTCGGCGGCCGCGCGCGCCAGACCGAGCAGACGGTCGATGCGCGCATAGACGTCGCCCAGGTCGCTGACCTCGCGCTTGGCGTCCAGATCGGTGTAGTCGGGGCGTTCATGGGTCCAGCCCAGGCGTTGCGCGGCGTCGGCCAAGGCTTTCACCTTGGTGGCGTTGGGGCCGCTTTCGAAGCCATGAGACAGGATGCAATGTCCGGAAGTGATCATCTTGGAGCCGAGGTGAAGGAGTAGCGGATCGCTTCGCGAAAAAATCGAAACTCAAAAACAATCATCTGAAAACAGAAACGCAACAGCCGCGGATCGTCCGCAAGCCCAGCGTCGGGCGCGACGTCGTCATGCCGATGCGCGAACGCGGCAACGACGCCTCACCGCATCGATCGCGATCGAAACCCGCCGCGCGCGATCCGGACCGCAAGCGAAAACTCACGCCGCCGCATCGCCCGCCGGCACCAACGCGTCGCCGCGGCGGATGATCCCGCCCTCGACGATGCGCGCGCACCAGCCGCCGTGCCCGCGCATCGCGTTGTAGCCGCCCGGGCCGAGCGCGGCTTCCATCATCGAACACGGATCGCAGGATTCGGTGGTCTCCAGCAGCGCCTCGCCGAGACGGAAGCGGCGGCCCTTGAGCGCCATCAGCGGCAGACCCGACACCACGATATTGCGGCGCAGGGTCGCCGGCGCGACCGCGTCGAGCCCGGCCAGGGCCGCGATCGCCGGCAGGTGTTCGGCCTGGATCAGGGTGATGCCGCGCTTGCCGCTGCCGCCTTGGTAGCGGTCGCCGTCCAGGCCCATGCCCGCCTGCGCCACCACCTCGTCGACCTCGCGCATCGCGACCCCGCGCGCCGGCCGCACGCCGATCCACTCGACCCGGCCCGGCCGCGGCAGCGTGGCCATGAGTTTTCCTAGCGCGGAATCGGCGGGCGGCAGGGTGGTCATGGGGGGCTCCGAAGCAGGGGCGAATGGTAGCATCCGGCCCCATGCCGCCCCTGAATTTCGCGCTCGCGCCCCTGCCCTACGAAGCCCGCCTGGAGCCGCGCGATCCGGCCGCGATCGATCTGGCGGTGATCCACTGCACCGAGTTGCCGGATCTGGCGACCGCGCGCGAATACGGCGAGCGCGTGCTCTATCCGGCCTCCGGCACCGGCAACAGCGGCCATTACTACATCGACCGCGACGGCGCGACGCTGCGCTACGTCGCCGACGAGCGCGTCGCCCACCACGTGCGCGGCTACAACCCGCGTTCGGTCGGGATCGAACTGGTCAACACCGGGCGTTATCCGCATTGGCTGGATTCGCGCCATCAGGCGATGGACGAGGCCTATCCGCCGGCGCAGATCCAGGCGCTGCTGGCCCTGCTCGCCGACCTGCGCGCGCGCTTGCCGGCGCTGCGCTGGATCGCCGGGCACGAGGATCTGGACACCGCTCTGACCGAAGCCAGCGACGATCCGGCCGTGCAAGTGCCGCGCAAGCGCGATCCCGGCCCGCTGTTCCCGTGGCCGCGGGTGCTCGCCGGCTGCGGCCTGGAACGTCTGCGGCCCTGACGCTCGGCGGGCGCCGCACGGGCGCCCCGCCCCGCCGCGCGAGCCGCGCCGGCCGCCGCGGTCGCGCCCGGAGCGTGTCCGCCGTCCCGCTATACTCCCCGCGACTCCTCTCCCGGCCGGCCGATGACCTCCTCTCCCGTCTCCGAACTGATCGAACTGCTGTCGCTGGAACGGCTCGAAGACAACCTGTTCCGCGGCCAGAGCCGCGACATCGGCACCAAGTACGTGTTCGGCGGTCAGGTGCTCGGACAGGCGCTGTCGGCGGCGCAGGCGACCTTGGATTCGGCGCGCTCGGCGCATTCGCTGCACGCGTATTTCCTCAAGGCCGGCGACATCGAGGCGCCGATCGTCTATCAGGCCGACCGCACCCGCGACGGCGGCAGTTTCTCGGTGCGCCGGGTCACCGCGATCCAGCACGGCCAGCCGATCTTCTTCCTCGCCGCCTCGTTCCAGGTCGACCAAGAAGGCGGCGAGCATCAGCTGTCGATGCCGGAAGTGCCCAAGCCCGAGGACATCGCGCCCGCGCCGCCGGTGCCGCCGGAGGTGATGGCGACGCTGCCGAACAAAGTGCAGCGCTGGCTCTCGCGGCAGGGGCCGTTCGAGTTCCGCCACGTGTATCCGCGCGACGAACTCAACCCGCCCAAGCGTCCGCCGTATCAGCAAGTGTGGTTCCGCCTGAGCGAACGCGTCGGCGACGCGCCGGAGCTGCATCGCGCGCTGCTGGCCTACGCGTCCGACTTCCATCTGCTCGGCACCGCCACGTTTCCGCACGGCATCAGCTACTACCAGCCGAACGTGCAGATGGCCTCGCTCGATCACGCGCTGTGGTTCCATCGCCCGTTCCGCGCCGACGAGTGGCTGCTGTATTCGATCGACAGCCCCAGCGCGCAGGGCGCGCGCGGTTTGGCGCGCGGGCAAATCTACGACCGCGACGGCCACCTGGTGGCCAGCACCGCGCAGGAAGGCTTGATCCGCGTCGTGACCGATCAGGCCGCGGCCGCGCACGTACCGGCGAAGGAATGAAATGAGGCAGGTTTTCACCAGTTCGCGCCTGGAAAACGTCGAAGGCGTCGCGCAGTTGCTGCGCGAGGCCGGGATCGAGGTGCGGGTCACCAACGACCGCTCCTACAAGGGCAATCGCCGCTCCAGCTTCAGCTATCGCGAGGACGCCGGCGAGCGGCCGACGGTGTGGGTGATCCGTTCGGAAGATCAGCTGCGCGCGCGCGATCTGCTGCGCGAGGCCGGTTTGATCGACAGCACCCGCGGCGAGCAGGTCAATCAAGCGCCGTACCGCTTCCGTTCCGACGCCGAACTGGCGCGCCAGCCGCGCGACAAGCGCATGCTGCGGATCAAGGTCGGGCTGTTGGTGTGCATCGCGGTGGCGATGGGTTTGGCGCTGTTCCAGGGCGTGCGCACGCTGCCGGCGACGAAAGCGCCGGTCGATCCGGCCGAGGCCGCGCTGGCGACGCACGCCTTCGACGGCAGCGTCGCGGCCACGCCGCGCGCGTTGGCGCAGGCGGTGTTCGCCGCGCAACTGGCCGAAGCCGACCAAGCCACCCAATGCCTGCGCGTGGACCGCCGCGACGCCCCGCGCCCGCTGCTGACCGCGCTGGCGCGGCCGAACCTGCGCCTGCTGCCGGCCAGCCAATGCGAAGAAATCGCCGACGAGGCCGGCGGCAGCCGCGCGCGCGACGGCCAGCCGGCCGAGGTGATCGAAGTGCACGCGTTCCGGCCGACCTCGAAGGACGGCGGCACGGTCGAGTACAGCGCGTACTACAACCGCTCGGTGGCGGTGTACAAGACCTTGGAGGTCAAGCGCGCCGGCGGGCAGTGGAGCGTGGCGAAGACGGTCAAGACCGTGCGGGCGATGGGGGGCTGACGCGCCCCCGCCCACCCGTCATTCCGGCGAACGCCGGAACCCATTTTGATCTTGCTCCGCAGGCCGCCGCGGAACCGCTCGTGCCGCTCGCGCCGCTCCCGCCGATCCGCGAACGGCCCAACCTCAGCCGCCGCAACGCCCCCGGTCCCGCAAGATTTCCTGCGCCGAGCGGTCACATTCTCCCGGCCGCGCCGTCCAGGACTGCAACGCATCGCCCGATGCCGCCGCCAGGAGCCCGACCGCATGCGCCGCCCCGCCGCCCGCCACGCCCTCGCGCACCGCCCGCGATGAACGCCGACGCCCTGCACTCGCTGATCGGCCACGACCTGCCGCTGGCCTCGCGCGGCGACACCGCCGCCTATTCGCGCATCGTCGGCGCCTGCCAGAACTCGATCACCGCCATCGCCCTGGCGATGGTGCGCGACGTCCACGCCAGCGAGGACATCGCCCAAGAGGCCTTCCTCAGCGCGTGGCAGAACATCCGCAAGCTGCACAATCCGTCCAGCTTCCTGCCGTGGCTGCGCCAGATCACCCGCAACCTCGCCCGCGACCACCTGCGCGGGCGCGGACGCCAGCCGCGCGAGGTCGAGGACGCCGAACTGGCGATCGAACTGGCCGCCGATCCCGAACCCGGCGCGATCGAGCGCCTGCTCGAAGCCGAACGCACCCGCGTCGCCGCCGAGCTGATCTCGGCGCTGCCCGACGAAAGTCGCGAAGTGCTGTTGCTGTACTACCGCGAAGGCCAGAGTTCGCAGCAAGTCGCCGCCCTGCTCGGTCTCAGCGACGCGGCGGTGCGCAAGCGCCTGTCGCGCGCGCGCGGCGCGGTGCGCGAGGAATTGATGGACCGCTTCGCGGCCTTCGCCCGCGCCAGCGCGCCGTCGGTCGGCTTCACCACGCTGGTGGCTTCGGCGCTGGGCGTGCTGGCGCCGCCGACGATCGCCACCGCGGCGCTGGTCGGCGGCGCCGCCGGTTCCGGCCTGGCCGGCAAATTCGGGCTCGGCGCGGCCAGCGCCAGCGGCGGCGCGGCCGGCGGCGGCGCGCTCGCGCTGTTGCAGCAGGCCGCCGCGCCGCACGGCGCGCACGCCGCGTTGCAGGTGTTCCTGCGCGAAGGCGGACTGGGCGGCATCCTCGGCGGCGTCGCCGGCGGCGCCATCGTCGGCTATGTCATGACGCGTTACTTGTTCGCGTACGCCGCCGACGGCGACGAGCGCCGCGACATCGTGCGCGTGGTGATCTGGCTGTGCATGAGCGCCGCGGCGGGGTGCCTGGGGTTTCTCGCGGTCATGGCGGCCACCCCGGGCTGGATCGCCTCCGGCGCGTACACCTTGTTGTTCGTGGCGCTCGCGACCTGGCAAAGCCTGGTGTGGATGCCGCGCCGCCTCGCGCCGATGTTCGAGCGCGTGCATCGCGAAACCGGCCGCGACCCGCGCCGAAGCCGCTGTTATCGCTGGCTGATGAGCGTGCCGGCGATGGTGTGGAGCAACGCCTTGCTGCTGTTGACGATGGCCTGGGTGCTGTATCGCGAAGGCCGCTTCGGCTGAGCCGCGCGTCGCTGCGAGCCGCGCACGCGGCGGCGCGAACCTAGCGGCGCAGAAGCAGCCGCCGCCGCGGATAAAAACAGGGCGCCTCGCGGCGCCCTGAACTACAGCCAGGGAGGGGTCCGCGGCCGCATCCGGCCGCCGGGATTCAGCGCGGGCGATCCGGCTTGAGTTCGTCCTTGCTCAAGAACCCGTCGCGGTTCTCGTCGAGGAAGGCGAACTGCTCGGCCAGCCGCGGCATCTTTTCCTGCACTTCGATCTTGCTCAGCTTGCCGTCGTGGT
Encoded here:
- a CDS encoding pirin family protein; translated protein: MATTATTYARVGRKLRGQATSDGAGVRLTRVIGGPQLPDLDPFLLLDEFGTDQPEDYLAGFPEHPHRGFETVTYMLDGRMRHRDNHGNEGVLVPGSVQWMTAGRGLVHSEMPEQEEGRMRGFQLWVNLPAREKMTEPKYQEFAPERIVQLTPADGVRVKLIAGQIGDVRGPIRQPATDPVYIDVELQSGAAWEYELPEGHNAFVYVYEGGVSLGDGEDARAVDAQEMVVLAGGSTLKLGDAGRGSRLIVVAGRPLREPVARYGPFVMNTKQEIMQAFVDFQEGKF
- a CDS encoding methyltransferase domain-containing protein, producing the protein MKPQRKPGAWTFFRQWLKNPLRVAAVAPSSAELAAAMIAELPDDAARVIELGGGTGAITRALLDAGIRDQDLLVLELNEELHAHLQVRFPRVPVLLGDARMLPALAREQGYLSDGPADAVVSGLGLLAMPHPLQRDIIAAAFQCLRPGGVFVQFTYGPAAPVADAVARQLSLRVRRGEFVLRNVPPATVYVYTRAAG
- a CDS encoding pirin family protein, whose amino-acid sequence is MTILVAPRVHDLGGFQVRRAVPSLQARSVGPFVFVDHMGPAEFAAGQGIDVRPHPHIGLATVTFLWAGAIGHRDTLGSVQDIHPGDVNWMTAGRGIAHSERTPDAPRASGQAVHGLQTWVALPRSFEETAPAFHHHPAATLPQQRRDGAWLRIVAGRGFGEESPVRVFADTLYVAIDLDPDAELDIEDSHAERALYILEGQSQLDGADLPEKHLIVLDPGTRPRLRAQTPLKAMLLGGEPLDGPRHLWWNFVSSSRERIEQAKQDWAQGRFGQIPGEHEFIPLPER
- a CDS encoding NTF2 fold immunity protein — its product is MFADFAAAMNAWEVEAYALSRPENGGLEPHLERIRTGLNAIYARFLTAKERKTGRLAGPDVGFPPEYDPANESVVGAEDLGRKCMLETLWTHPTMRHYTQRRRYTLMFAHDRWWIDKKETFSAVKGKWTNQVL
- a CDS encoding MOSC domain-containing protein, whose amino-acid sequence is MTTLPPADSALGKLMATLPRPGRVEWIGVRPARGVAMREVDEVVAQAGMGLDGDRYQGGSGKRGITLIQAEHLPAIAALAGLDAVAPATLRRNIVVSGLPLMALKGRRFRLGEALLETTESCDPCSMMEAALGPGGYNAMRGHGGWCARIVEGGIIRRGDALVPAGDAAA
- the rlmKL gene encoding bifunctional 23S rRNA (guanine(2069)-N(7))-methyltransferase RlmK/23S rRNA (guanine(2445)-N(2))-methyltransferase RlmL gives rise to the protein MSKFYASCGKGLEYLLADELAALGCARATAATAGANVEGTLADAQRAVLWSRLASRVLWPIAEFDCPDEHALYAGVAALPWPEHLEAVHTLAVDAHVSGEAITHARYAAQRVKDAVVDVMRAQTGARPDVDTEAPDLRLNLVVRKGRAVLSIDLGGGPLHRRGWRQHQGEAPLKENLAAAVLLRGQWPKLYAQGGALFDPMCGSGTLLIEGALMAADVAPGLLRHGLLPPTRWRGFDFAGWRALCDEARARETAGLTALRPVFAGSDIDPQAIRAARENEAMAGLAGLIRWDVAAVESLRVVPEPLRATARADVANDATSSSDRDPRESGDPGLHRDESASANNNSEAGQPRGSADGSPAVGDSATPVGLAVCNPPYDARLAADPALYRGLGDALKRLVPSWRASLLCGDPALAQATGLRASKKYQLFNGAIECALIVCDPIARVGHAEQRAKEQDAAPQPLSEGAQMVANRLRKNLRKLKSWRQREGVSCFRAYDADLPEYAAAIDVYASDEAAPRVYLHVQEYAAPADIPEADQRRRRNELLAAAREVFEVPRDRIALKTRARGKGGSKYGQFDQRGEFVPVREGAARLRVNLFDYLDTGLFLDHRPIRLRIAEEARNKRFLNLFAYTGAASVHAAVGGAAETTTVDLSATYLQWCADNLRENGIGGAQHRLIHADAIAWLEADRGRFDLIFCDPPTFSNSARADDFDIQREHVRLLRAAVARLADNGVLYFSNNFRRFRLDEDAIAQFARCEDITAATIPPDFERDARIHRCWRLEPR
- a CDS encoding N-acetylmuramoyl-L-alanine amidase; translated protein: MPPLNFALAPLPYEARLEPRDPAAIDLAVIHCTELPDLATAREYGERVLYPASGTGNSGHYYIDRDGATLRYVADERVAHHVRGYNPRSVGIELVNTGRYPHWLDSRHQAMDEAYPPAQIQALLALLADLRARLPALRWIAGHEDLDTALTEASDDPAVQVPRKRDPGPLFPWPRVLAGCGLERLRP
- the aqpZ gene encoding aquaporin Z, whose translation is MIKRLGAEFIGTFWLVLGGCGSAVLAANFGGAGNPLGIGLLGVALAFGLTVLTGAYALGHISGGHFNPAVSFGLWAGGRFPAKDLLPYIVAQVLGAILAGFILFHIASGTGSFSIDPNAAGAFASNGYDLMSPGGYSAASAFLTEVVMTAMFLVIILGATHKNAPAGFAPIAIGLGLTLIHLISIPVTNTSVNPARSTGVALFAGSAALGQLWMFWVAPILGGLIGGAVYRWLGKDD